Within Terriglobales bacterium, the genomic segment GAAGACGATCCGGAAGATTATTGATTGGGACCTGGAGTGGATCGAGAAGAAGTCGGACTACGTGATCTGCCACTGGGACGAGGCAGCAGGGCGCGGCGCGGGCACACAGGGCGAACTGACGATGGCATACTCGCGTGGAATGCCCGTGTACGTGGTGCTGGGAATGCCTCTCGGGAATGTCAGCGGATGGATCCTCGGTTGCGCGACGGAAGTGTTCGGCGGGTTCGACGAGTTGAAAGAGTTTCTGGCGGCGAAGTACGTGGTTGAACCTGCGGGTTCGGCGAGAAGGAAGGAATGACAAAAGGAAGTCCGGTGGTCAGGTAGGGATTCTTCGCGGCCTGCGGCCGCTCAGAATGACAAAAGGAAGAGCAGAGGTGAGGAGAGATTCCTCGCGCCGCTCGGAATGAAAACAACAATGAATTTTGCCAAGGGTAGTTTGGGGTGGATTGAAGTAGTTTGCGGGCCGATGTTCAGCGGCAAGAGCGAAGAGCTGATTCGCCGCTTGCGCAGGGCGGAGATCGCGCGACAGAGGGTGCAGATCTTCAAGCCGATGATCGACCAGCGATATTCGGACGACCACATTGTGTCGCACTCGGCGTTGAAGATACGGTCCACTCCGGTAAAGACCGCGGCCGAGTTGCAGGAGAAACTGGACCTGCGGACGGAAGTGATCGGCATCGACGAGGGACAGTTCCTGGGCGCGGAGTTGGTGGATGTGGTGGTGCGGCTGGCAGACATGAGCAAGCGGATCATCATCGCCGGACTGGACACGGACTATCTGGGCAGGCCGTTTCATCCGATGCCGGAGTTGCTGGCCGTCGCCGACGAGATTCAGAAGACGCTGGCGATCTGTATGCAGTGTGGGAATCCGGCGAAACATACGCAGCGGCTGGTTGCGGTGGACGATTTGATCGTGGTCGGCGCGACGGGAATGTACGAAGCGCGGTGCCGCCGGTGCTTTGAACCGAATCTGGCCAAGGTGATGCACGAGAAGGAAGAGAAGGCGGCGGTAACAGCTTAGTTTTCAGGAAGGATGTGGCGCCCGGCCGAGAGGTCGGGCGTTTGCTTTTGGCGGCTACTTCTTTTCTTCGGCTTCTTTTTCGCCGTCTTTGACGGACGACTTGAAGTTCTTGATGCCTTCGCCGAGTCCCTTGCCGAGTTCGCCGAGGCGACGGGGTCCGAAAATGAGCAGGGCGATGGCGAGGATGATAAGGATCTCAGGCAGTCCAATTTTTCCAAACATGAGCGGTCTCCAGAGAGGTGCTCCTCGGAGCCAAAGCGGGCCTGAGGATATCATCTCGATACGGAATAGCTGGGTAAATTCTAGGCCAGTGGCTGAGGGGAGTCAAAGATTCGAGTGAATCAAAGGACAGGGTTGGCAATCGAATAGGCATGAGCGATCCGGGCACAAAGCTGAAAGGACCCTGGCACGAGGGCGAAGTGGAGGTCCAGACGCGGGCGGGGGTGCGCGAAGCAGCGGAAGAGCTGACCGGAATGTATCAGCGGTACGTTCAGCCGGGGATGGTCGGATTCCTCGCGCAACAGCGGTTTGCGGTGCTCGCGACGAAAGACGCGCAGGGCAGGGTGTGGGCTTCGGTGGTGGCGGGAGCGCCGGGGATGATCCAGGTGCCGGATCTGCGGGTGATCCGGTTGGACGCCAAGTTGGTTGAGACGCGGCTTCCGGTGGAGGACGTGAAGGGGAATCCGCAGGCCGGGATGCTGGTGATCGATTTAGGGCGGCGGATTCGGGTGCGGATCAACGGACGCGCCGGCGTGGAACCGGATGGGTCGGTGGTGATTGGGATCGATCAGACGTACGGGAACTGCTCGCAGTACATCCAGCGGAGGACGGTGGTTCGCGAGGCGGGTGGCGGCGGAGGTGAAGCGCGCCTTTCGGCGAAGCTGGGGACAGAGCAGGTGGCGATGATCGCCAAGGCAGATACGTTCTTCATCGCGAGCGCGCATCCGGAGAGCGGAGCGGATGCGTCGCATCGCGGAGGACTGCCGGGATTCGTGAAAGTGGAGTCGGAGACGCGGGTGATTTTTCCGGATTACTCGGGGAACAACATGTTCAACACGCTGGGAAATGTGGCGGTGAATCCGTCGGTTGGGCTGGCGTTTTTCGATTTCGAGACAGGAACGACGCTGCAACTGAGCGGGCGGGCGACGGTGGATTGGGAGTCGGAACGGGTGAAGCAGTTCAAAGGCGCGAGGCGGGTGATTGACGTTGAAGTGGAAGCGGTGAAGGAGACGCCCGAGGCGACAAGTTTGCGCTACCGGTTCGAGGCGTATTCGCCGTTTTTGACGCAGGAATGAATGATTGGAGGCGCGGGCCGGAATCGAACCGGCGATAGAGGTTTTGCAGACCTCGGCCTTACCACTTGGCGACCGCGCCGTACATGAGAAGGATAACCGTCGGGCATTTTGGAGACCAAGGTTATTGGTCACAAATGCTGGCGGAGAGCGAAAACCCCTCGCAAGCGAGGGGTTCCAAAACTCATGGAGCGGGAGACGGGATTTGAACCCGCGACTTCGACCTTGGCAAGGTCGCACTCTACCACTGAGTTACTCCCGCGCGGTGAATTGATTATATCGGAGCTCAAGCGACAGGGTCAAACCTGCCCTGTTTTCAGGACTTTGCGGGGTGGAGCTTGCCATCCTTGAGCGTGAATCGATCGCCGCGCCAAACGATGGTGTGTCCGGCGAAGCTGGCGAACCAGAGGACGAGACCGAGGACGTCGCGGAGCGGCAACAGCCAGAGGTGACGGGCGAGTTGCGGGTCGCGGAGGACGTGGTGTCCCACGGTGATGGCCATGGTGAGGCGGACGAGGAAGGTCACGAGCAGCAGGGCCAGCGACCACGGAGCAGCTTTGGCGAAGAGAACGGCAAGCAGTGCCCAAGGTAGCGCGTGAGTGATGGCGAGTCCGAGGTAGCCGGCACGGCGGGAGTCGCGGACGGCGCGCGCCCAACGGAGCTGGTGATCGAAGAAGTCGCCGAAGGTGTAAGCGGGAAGATGGTGGCCAACGATCATCTCGGAGACGATGACCTTCTCGCCGAGGGCGGCGATACGGGCGCCGAGCTCGTAGTCGTCGGCGAGGTGGTCGACGAGGGATTCGAATCCGCCGATGCGCTGAAGCGACGACCGGCGAAAGGCGAGGGTGGAGCCCAGTCCGAACTTCACGCCTTGCAGTGTGCGCGCGGTGAGAACACCGGGGATGAAGTCGGTGGCGATTCCGAGCGATTCAAGTTTTGAGCCGAGAGTGTTGGCGGCGATTCCACGATACAAACAGGTGACCATTCCGACTTTGGAGTCGGCGAACGGCGACATCACGCGACTGAGGTAATCGGTGGTGATGGTGATGTCGCTGTCGTTGACGATGAGGTGGTCGTAGCGCGCGTGCGGCAGCATCTGCGCGAGGGTGCTGACTTTGCCGTTGGCTCCGAGGGCGCGCTCGGCTATGACGAGCTTGATGGCGACCGACGGGAACTCGCGCTGGAGTTGCTGAACAAGCGGAATAGCGGCGTCATTGGGATCGCTGACGCCGAAGACGATTTCGAATTCGGGATAGTCCTGAAGGCAGTGAGAGCGGAACGCTTCATAGATGCCAGGGTCAATGCCTTTCAGCGGCTTGAGGAAACTGACGGGCGGAGTGTACGAGGTGCGCTGACGAAGGGCGGCGTCGTGCAGGAAGGAGCGGGCACTGAAGATGGAGATGATGTAGTAGGCGAGTCCGGCGAGCGTTAACAGCGCGAACAGAATGGCGAGGGCGGCAAACATTCGAAGGTAGTATCCAGTATCGAGTTCGCAGTTTCCAGTACTCAGCGCTATTCGTAGCGGAGGGCCTCGATGGGGTCGAGGTTGGCGGCTTTCCAGGCGGGATAAATGCCGAAGATCAGGCCGATGGAACTGGCGATGGCAAAGCTAGTGAGGCTCCAGAAGAGCGACATGGTGGCCGGCATGGATGCCCAGATGAGGCGAACCAACCAGGTGAGAAAACCGCCAACGAGGATGCCCACGACGCCTCCGACGGCGGTGAGGGTGACGGCTTCGAGCGTGAACTGGAGAAGGATGTCTCGTTTGCGCGCACCGATGGCTTTGCGGACGCCGATCTCACGGGTCCTTTCGGTGACGGAGACGAGCATGATGTTCATGACGCCGACGCCGCCGACGATCAGGCCGACACTGGAGACGGCGAACATGAAAATGAAGACAGCTCCGGTGACCTGATTCCAGACGTCGGTGAGGGAATCCTGGGTCATGATCTCGAAGTTATCGGGTGCGCTGGGCGCGACTTTGCGGCGGCGGCGCAGGAGTTCGCGCATCTCGTCGATGGCTTTTGGCATGTCTTCATGCGAGGTGGCCTTGACGGAGATCCAGTGCTGCTTGAGTTCGGGATGAAGGCGCCGGAACGTGCTGAGCGGGAAGCGGACCATGTTGTCGTCGGGATTCTTGCCTCCCGCGAAGGCGCTCTTGGTTTTGTCCATGACGCCGATCACGGTGAAGAGTTGGCCTTCGATATTGATTTCCTTGCCCAGCGGGGACTCGTTCGCAAAAAGTTCTTCCGCGGTGTCGTAGCCGAGAACGATGACGTTGGCGCGGCGCTCATCGTCGACTTCGTCGAACCAGCGGCCTTCCTTGACGGGTAAGTCATACACGTAACGCGCGGTGGCGGTGTCACCTTCGAGGATGGTGTTCTTGACCTTGCGTCCGCCATATTTGACGACGTAAGTGCCGGTGCCGAACATGGGCTCAAAATAGCGGATGCCGGCGGTGACGTACTTCACGTGCGGCAAATCCTTCATGGCTTCGGCGTCTTCGAAGGTGAGTTCCTTGCGGGTTCGCATTTCCTCGGTCATGTGGCCGAAGGTGAAGACGTTCAAATGAAAAGCCATGACGATGTTGGAGCCCATATCCTGAATGGCGCCGGTTACGTTGGCGTTCAGGCCGCGGACAACGGAGGAGATGGCGATCACGACGGCAACGCCGATGACGACACCAAGGATCGTCAGGGCTGAGCGCATCTTGTTCTTGATGATGGTGCTCAGCGCCATGTTGACGGTTTCGGTATGGTCGCGACGTAGCATCTGTAAGAGTTATTTAGGTTTCCGAGCGGAGTGCGACGATCGGATCCAACTTTGCGGCGCGATTGGCCGGATAGGCTCCGAAGAAAATCCCGACGCTCGCGGCAACGGCAACTGCCGCGAGGACTGCCCATAGCTTGATCGCCGAAGGCATCCCTATGGCTAAGGTTACGCCTTTGGCAATCAGGATTCCGAAAACGATACCGAAAAAACCACCAACCATGGCGAGCGTACTGGATTCGATGAGGAACTGTCGCAGAACATCGCGCTGGCGCGCACCCATGGCCTTGCGGATGCCGATCTCGCGAGTGCGTTCGGTGACCGAAACCAGCATGATGTTCATGATGACGATGCCGCCGACGACCAGTGAAATGGCGGCGATGGCGATCATGGCAATAAAGAAACTGCCGCTGATGCTGGACCAAATACCAAGAAAGCTCGCGTTGGTTTCGATGGCGAAGCTGTCCGGCTGGCCGGGATGATCGTGGCGCCGGGCGCGCAGAATGGAACGTGCTTCGTCCATCGCCGCTTCAAGCGGGGCGCCGACGGACGCGGCCTTTCCTGAAATGCGGATGCTGGTGTTATGCGATCCGTACTTTTTCAGATAGGTGGTAATCGGCATCATCACGTAGTTATCGCGGCTCTGGCCGAGCGTTTTGCCTTCGCGCTTGCCGAGACCGATCACACGAAATATCTCGCCATCGACGCGGATTTCCTTGCCGATCGGATCGATTCCGGACATCAGCTTGTCACTGATGTCCTGCCCAATAATGGCCACGCGCGAGGAGTTGTTGAGGTCCCCGGAATTGAGCGCGCGTCCACCGACGAGCTCGAGGTCGTAGATCGTCTGCATGTTGGGATCGAAGCCACGGATGAGAGTGTCAGTGCTGGACTGATTCTCGTAATTGACGCGGCCACCAAAATTGGTGATGCTGGCGCCAACAAACGTACACGTGTGGCAACTTGCAGCGACCGCGTGAAAGTCTTCAAGGGTCAGATTTTTTCGTTTCTGCCCTTCAAGGAACTCGTCCACGTTGGTGATGACGGCTGATTGCTTGCCGATGATGAACACGTCGGCACCGAGGCGGAAGATTCGCTCGGCCACGTAACCGTTAATACCATTGACGAAGGTGACGACGGCGATGACGGCGGCAACGCCAATGACTACGCCGAGGAGGGTAAGTACGGAGCGCAGCTTGTTGGCCCACAAAGAAAGCAGGGCAATCCGAATTGCTTCGGCGATATTCATGTACAGCTTCGATCCTAACTAGTCTAACAAAGGCGATTGTGGCCACTACTATGGCTTCTAGTAGATATTGATGCACAGCTATACTCCACGATTCCTCTCTGGAGCAAAGTGATCCATGCACGGTGTACGAGTGTTCGCAGTCATATTTCTTCTCCTGGCTCCAGCGATATCCCTTTCGGGCCAGACCACGCACCTTTCCGGCGAAGTTAAGGCACACGGACGAGCGGCGGTTCCGAATGCCTTGGTGACTCTGATTGCGGCGCCGCAGACGACCATTGGATCGACAAAGACAAACGCGGCGGGTGAATTCGACCTGGGACCAATTGCGCCGGGCAGTTACGAACTGCGGGTGCAGGCGGCCGGCTTTACGGATGTTCGGCTGGCTGTGGAAGTTGGATCGTCGGCTAAACCGCTGATGGTGGATATGGATATAGCCACGAAGCCGTCGGAGATTACGGTGACGGGTGAGCGCGGTTCGGTTGAGGAGACGTACACGGCGACGCAGCAGGTGAATGTGATCAGCGCGCAGGAGTTGGCGATCCGGTCTAAGGCTGTGCTGGCGCAAGCGGCGCAAGAGGAAGAGGGCGTCGCACTGCAAAGGACGAGTCCCACGGTTTCCGGGATTTATATACGCGGGCTGACGGGCAACCGCGTCAACGTGTTCGTGGACGGAGTGAGGTATTCGAATTCGGCTCAGCGCGGCGGGATCAACACGTTCTTCAATGTGAACCAGGCGAGCGGACTGGACGCGGTGGAACTGATCCGCGGAGCTTCGAGCGCGCAGTACGGAAGCGATGGGATTGGAGGGACGGTCCACCTGGTGAGCACACCGCCTGCGTTTTCGGATACGCCGATGTGGAGCGGCAAATACAGCCTGATCGGAACGAGCGCAGATGCGAGTGCGGGATCGAACCTGCTGCTGAATTATGGCCGTAAGAAGTTCGGCGCGGTGCTGAACCTGGATGGACTGAAGGTGAACCGGTTACGTCCGGGCGGAGGGGTGGATTCTCACTCGGCTTTCACGCGGTTTTTTGGGCTGCCGTCAGACATGTTCATCGATTCGAGGCTGCCGGACACGGCGTTTACGCAATACGGAGGCAGTTTCCGGGCGGTTTGGACCCCACAAGAGCACACGCACCTCTCCACGAATTACAGCCGGTCGCAGCAGGATGGAGGCCGACGTTACGACCAGTTGTTGGGCGGCGACGGAAACCTGATCGCCGATTTACGCAACATGATGACCGATGTGTTCTACGCGCGGCTGGACAGATTCCGGCTGGGAGCCATCGACCGCGCGACGGTGACGTATTCCTACAACGCGCAACGCGAAGAACGAGTGAACCAGGGAGGGAACGGGAATCCGCTGGCGGCGATCACACACGAGCCGGAGCGCATGCGCGTACATGGGCTCCAGGGTTTTGTGGACAAGATCGTGGGCGGACACGATGTGCTGTTCGGCGGTGAGTATTACAACGAGAGGATCGCTGCGCCGTCATGGGCGGAGGATCCGGTGACGCACGTGTACACGATTCGGCGCGGTCGCGTGCCGGACAAGGCGATGTACCGCAGCGGCGGCGTTTACCTGCAAGATGTGTATTCGCCAGTCAAGCAGGTGACCCTTTCGGGATCGCTGAGGTACAGCCGAGCGTCGTATGAATCGCGGCAGAGTGACAGTCCACTGGTGAATGGCAATCCGCTGTGGCCGAACGATTCGCTGGATGTTGGTGGATGGACCTATCGGGTGGGAGCGATGTATGCGCCGATCGAGCCGGTAGCTCTGTTCGCGAATGTCGGACGGGGATTCCGCGCGCCACACATCACAGACCTGGGCACGCTTGGTCTGACGGGATCAGGATTCGAGGTAGCGGCTGCGGATGTGGCGGGAATGGGAGCGACGATCGGGAGTTCGGCGTCGCGGACGGCGACGAGTTCCGGCTTGCCGGTGGTGCAACTGCTGCCGGAGTTCAGCCAGAGCTATGACTTCGGCGTAAGGACGAGGAGCAAGTACTTCACGATGAGCTTCTCGGGGTTCATCAACGACATTAACGACAGCATTACGAAGCAAGCGCTGATTCTTCCGCAGGGTGCGGTGGGCCAGACGCTTGGCGGAACGCCGATTACGGCGCAGGACCCGACCGGAACGGTGTTTGTGGCGGCGAGCTCGTCTCCGGTGCTGGTGCGCGCGAACTGGGATGATGCGCGGATCTGGGGACTGGAGCAGAGATCGGACGTGCGGGTTACTTCGAACTGGACCATCGGGACGGTGTTCACGTACATCCATGCGGCTGATGAACGGACAGGGCAGGCGCCGAACTTTGAGGGCGGGACTCCGGCTCCGGATGGATATCTGAAGATCCGCTACACGGCGACGAATGGGCGCTGGTGGGTTGAGCCTTACATCCATGCAGCGGACAGGCAGGAGCGATTGTCGTCGCTGGACATTGAGGATCGGAGAACGGGCGCGACGAGGTCGTTGAGTTCGATTCAGAACTTCTTCCGGCGCGGCGCAACGGTGCGTGGGTATGTGTCGCCGGGGCCGAATGGGACATTCGGAAACGCGGACGATGTGCTGATCGCGACGGGAGAGACACTGGCACAAATCCAGACGCGAGTATTGGGCGGTGCGACGTCTGGCGCGTTGTATGATCATGTCCCTGGTTACGTGACGTTTAACCTGCGCGGCGGATTCCGGGTGGGCGAGAGGCATTCGGTGATTGCGGAGTTCGAGAACATCGGGGACCGCAATTATCGCGGGATCAGTTGGGGTGTGGATGCTCCGGGGCGCAGCTTTACGGCACGATATACCGTGACTTTCTAGATCGAGCGGAGGTGTTCGGATGCGGGTGCTGGCGGGATTTCTTGTGGTGCTGGGTATGGCGGTTATGGCGAGTGCGCAAACTCCGACGGTGGTGAAACTGGATCCGCAATTCGATCAACTGCTTGCGGCGGATGCGAAGTTCGAACAGATTGCCGAAGGCATGGAGTGGTCGGAAGGCCCGGTGTGGGACCGCAAGGGCGGGTACCTGCTGTTCTCCGACGTGATTCGTAATACGGTGTTCCAGTGGAAGCCGGGACAGGGGACCAAGGAGTTTCTGAAACCGAGCGGGTACACGGGTAAGGAGCCGTTCACGGGGAGAGAGCCGGGGTCGAATGGGCTGACGTTCGATGCCAAGGGGACGCTGACGCTTTGTCAACATGGTGACAGGCGAGTGGCGCAGTTGCAGGCGGATCGGTCATTCAAGACGCTGGCGGACCGCTATGAGGGAAAGCGGTTCAACAGCCCGAACGACCTGATATTCAAGAAGAATGGCGATTTGTATTTCACCGACCCTCCTTATGGTTTGCCGAAGACGTTCGAAGATCCGCAGCGAGAGATTGGGCTTAACGGCGTGTACCGGTTAGGCCGCGACGGAAAAGTGACGCTGCTGGTGAAGGACATGAAGGCGCCGAACGGGATTGCGTTCTCTCCGGATGAGAAGACGCTGTATGTGTCGGATTCCGGATCGAAGTTATGGATGGCCTTCGAGGTGAAGAGTGACGGCACGCTGGGTAAAGGGCGCGTGTTACTGGATGCCGCGGAATTTGCGAAGGAAAAGAAGGGATCGCCGGACGGATTGAAAGTCGACGTACACGGGAACTTGTGGGCGAGCGGACCGGGCGGTATCTACGTGATTTCGCCACAGGGGAAAGTGCTGGGGCGGATTGATACCGGCGTGCCGACATCGAACTGCGCGTGGGGAGAAGACGGATCGACATTCTTTATCACGGCGAACCACAACGTGTTCAGGGTAAAGACGAAGACGAAGGGCGCTGGCTGGTAGAGGCGGGTTTCGGTGCGGTACTGAGGGCGGGCTTCTGCGAGTTAGGCAATGCGTTCCAGAGCGCGAGGAAAGTGGCGTTGGTCCAGCCGAAGCCGATAACGTTGACGTGATATCCGGCGGTGACGTTCTGTTCCGTGGTGCGGGTGACGACGTTGTATTTCTCGCGAATGGTCCCGTCGCGCTGGAAGTTCTCGGCGACCATGGTGATGAACTTTCGTGAGAGACGGTTGGCGGCTTCGTCGGCATGATAGTGGCGGAGTCCTTCGATGGTGATGAGGTTGATGGGCGCCCATCCGTAGGGGAAATCCCATTGAAGGCGGGTGTCGTAGGTACTCATGACGATGCCACCGGGCTGCTCAAACTTCGCAAGGTTAGAGATGAGGTCGCGGGCGCGATCGGGTGAGGCGAGTCCGACCCACAGCGGGTAGAACGTGGTGGCGTACTCGTAGGTGGAGCGCGCTGAGTCGGTGAAATTCCAGTCGAAGTACATCTTTTTCTGAGGATCCCAGAAATACTTTTCCATGAGCTGCTGGCGCGTTCGGGCGCGTTCGGCCCAGCGTTTCGCGTCGGCGGGGCGGTTCAAGATTTCCGCGATGCGCTGGAGGTTCTTCTCCGTTTGATAGAGCAGGCTGTTAAGACAGACGGGTGCGAAGTGGTGCGTCTTGCCGCTATAGGGGCCGAAACGATTGGAGACGTCGAAGCCGGATTCACGCATGGCGCGATCGCCCTGGTAGTAGTCGGCGGTGAGGGCAGTCTGTGCCGGGGCAGCGCAGGCAGCACCGGTGACACATGCAGTGACGGTATAGCGCGGGCCGATGGTGCTGGAGAGTGACTGATAGTTGCTGGCGATACCGCTGGTGGCGAGAGCGGAAATGACCTCGGCGTAGTAAGGGTCGCCCACGGCGGCGATATCAGGGGTGGGTCCCTGGCCGTAGTCGTAGTAGCGGGAGAGGCCGGTGATTCCGGCTAGATGCTTGCCAGAGGTCCACATGTGGTAGTCGCGCTCGATGTAGGGATAGGCGCGAATGAGCCAGTCGTGGTCGGGCTTGGCGTCGTAGATGGCCATCACCATGGCGCTGAGGAATGGCGGTTGCGAGCGAGTGAGGAAGTAGGTTCGGTTCGCGTTCAGGATGGAACCGTAGTGCTCGATCTCATAGAAGAAGTTTTCAACCATGCCGCGAGCGAGGTCGAGATGATTGTCGAGCAGGAGTCCGCGGATGATGAAGTAGCTGTCCCAGCCGTACATTTCGTTGAAGAAACCGCCGGGGACGATGTAGGGATGCGGCAGATAGAGCAGGCCGTGAGGGGAGAAGTGGTCGGCATCGAAGGTGCCGGGTGCGGTGATGGGCTTCGGAAGTTGCCGAGTGTCGACGTTACAGCGGCGGGCGAGATCGGCGGCGACGGCGGGAAGAGGCTGATCGGCAGGGAAGTAGATGACCTGCTTGCGGTCGGGATGACGCTCGTCGGTGATGGTCTTGCAGTCGTCGGTGGAGCGGCGAAGGGTGGTCCATGCGTTCTGGATGTAAGAGCGGATATCGGCGGACTGGGCGGGCGCGGTGGAGGCGAACGAGAGGACGAGGAGAGCGAGCGACAGGAGACGTGCGCGCGACATAGGCAAAGATTTTAGAAGAGATGCGGGATCATGTGGGGCGGTTGCGGACTGCACGTGTAGGTTATGCCGCACGTCACTGAATCGCAGGATGGAAAGTGCTAAACGTAGCGGAGTGTTCGGAGGCCGCCAAGGCGGCTGAGTTTTGCGTTGGAGGCGCACGATGCAAAGCAGTCCGAAACGCTCCCCTGATTTGTCGCTGACGGACAGCCTGCCGTTCAGCAATGTTCCCGCGGATCGTCGCACATTCCTGCAAGTTGGAGCGGCGTGTTTGTGCTTCGGCGCAGCACATTCGTTTGGGCTGACGCCACTCGCCGCGGCTGAGGACAATTCCCGCTATTTAAAAGAAGCTGCTTTCTACCAGAAACTCCAGAACAAGCTGGTGCAGTGCAAGCTGTGTCCGCGGGAGTGCGTGGTCCCCGATGGACAGCGAGGCTTCTGCCGTGTACGTGAGAACCGCGGGGGAACGTATTACACGCTGGTGTACTCGCGCGTAGTGGCGGCGCATATCGATCCGATTGAGAAGAAGCCGTTCTTTCACTTCCTGCCGGGGACGCGGGCGTTTTCGGTGGCGAGCGGCGGTTGTAACGTGAACTGCAAGTTTTGCCAGAACTGGCAGATTTCGCAGGCGCGTCCGGAGGAACTCGAAGCACAGTATCTTCCGCCGAAGGGGATTGCGTCGGGCGCCCGAGTGAACCGTTGTGCGTCGGTCGCTTACACCTATAGCGAGCCGATTGTCTTTTGGGACTACGTGATGGATGCGGCTGAGGCGGGACATAAAGAGGACGTCCGCAGCGTGATGGTGAGCAACGGGTTCATCC encodes:
- a CDS encoding trehalase family glycosidase; the encoded protein is MSRARLLSLALLVLSFASTAPAQSADIRSYIQNAWTTLRRSTDDCKTITDERHPDRKQVIYFPADQPLPAVAADLARRCNVDTRQLPKPITAPGTFDADHFSPHGLLYLPHPYIVPGGFFNEMYGWDSYFIIRGLLLDNHLDLARGMVENFFYEIEHYGSILNANRTYFLTRSQPPFLSAMVMAIYDAKPDHDWLIRAYPYIERDYHMWTSGKHLAGITGLSRYYDYGQGPTPDIAAVGDPYYAEVISALATSGIASNYQSLSSTIGPRYTVTACVTGAACAAPAQTALTADYYQGDRAMRESGFDVSNRFGPYSGKTHHFAPVCLNSLLYQTEKNLQRIAEILNRPADAKRWAERARTRQQLMEKYFWDPQKKMYFDWNFTDSARSTYEYATTFYPLWVGLASPDRARDLISNLAKFEQPGGIVMSTYDTRLQWDFPYGWAPINLITIEGLRHYHADEAANRLSRKFITMVAENFQRDGTIREKYNVVTRTTEQNVTAGYHVNVIGFGWTNATFLALWNALPNSQKPALSTAPKPASTSQRPSSSSLP
- the amrS gene encoding AmmeMemoRadiSam system radical SAM enzyme, whose amino-acid sequence is MQSSPKRSPDLSLTDSLPFSNVPADRRTFLQVGAACLCFGAAHSFGLTPLAAAEDNSRYLKEAAFYQKLQNKLVQCKLCPRECVVPDGQRGFCRVRENRGGTYYTLVYSRVVAAHIDPIEKKPFFHFLPGTRAFSVASGGCNVNCKFCQNWQISQARPEELEAQYLPPKGIASGARVNRCASVAYTYSEPIVFWDYVMDAAEAGHKEDVRSVMVSNGFIQEQPLRSLCERLDAIKIDLKSFSETYYRDVVRGELKPVLNSISTVRRHGKWLEIVYLTVPTMNDSDAEFRNMARWVKTELGPDVPVHFTRFYPLYLLKNLPPTPVETLERAKAIADSEGLHYVYIGNVPGHKAENTYCPKCRQLLIERTGFSVATMNVKAGKCNKCAQVIPGVWA